One part of the Mariniblastus fucicola genome encodes these proteins:
- a CDS encoding carboxylesterase family protein, whose protein sequence is MKNLLTLSLALFVSLTFIAQQTTAQDAESNEPKPAKQVELIFKTSDGAEVGYLLYLPKNYDPASETKAPFMLFLHGRGESNGPLSLVAKWGPPKKVAAGEDFPFVMVSPQCPREDYWSSETQLSRLTELLADVKSKHVFDENRIYLTGLSMGGYGSWSLANKHPEMFAAVAPICGGGKAEYAGNLKDIPIWTWHGDQDGAVPYKLSVEMVDAIKEAGGSSIKFTSLEGIGHNCWSAAYATPQLYQWMLKQSNKTE, encoded by the coding sequence ATGAAAAACCTTCTCACGCTGTCGCTCGCACTATTCGTTTCACTGACTTTCATCGCTCAGCAAACCACCGCTCAGGATGCTGAATCGAATGAGCCGAAACCTGCGAAACAGGTTGAGCTGATATTCAAGACCAGCGATGGCGCTGAGGTTGGCTATCTGTTGTACCTGCCGAAGAACTACGATCCGGCCAGCGAAACGAAAGCACCATTCATGCTGTTCTTACATGGCCGCGGGGAAAGCAATGGGCCGCTGAGTCTGGTGGCGAAATGGGGTCCACCAAAGAAAGTAGCCGCAGGCGAAGATTTTCCGTTCGTCATGGTTTCGCCGCAATGCCCGCGAGAAGACTATTGGAGTTCGGAAACGCAACTGTCGCGGTTGACGGAATTGCTCGCAGACGTGAAATCCAAACACGTGTTCGATGAAAACAGAATATATTTGACGGGCCTGAGCATGGGTGGATACGGGTCGTGGTCACTGGCCAACAAGCATCCTGAAATGTTCGCGGCAGTTGCTCCAATCTGCGGCGGCGGCAAAGCTGAGTATGCAGGAAACCTGAAAGATATTCCGATCTGGACGTGGCATGGTGACCAGGACGGTGCCGTTCCGTATAAGCTCTCTGTCGAGATGGTGGACGCCATCAAGGAAGCCGGCGGGAGTTCGATCAAGTTCACTTCGCTTGAAGGCATCGGCCACAATTGTTGGTCGGCGGCTTACGCGACTCCGCAGCTTTATCAATGGATGCTGAAACAGTCAAACAAAACTGAGTGA
- a CDS encoding M48 family metalloprotease codes for MSYYPQDRQQQRRQRRRSIFSGMKLRLLIGGAIVLFSLFRFYSKGQPNPITGKTQRVDMTIDQEIRMGLQSAPSMGHPSRDPRGTSHVRQVGLELVNSLEQALYARNPPVNNPYDFGFHLLADNRTVNAFALPGGQVFITEALYNKLENEDQLAGVLGHEIGHVIERHGSERMAKGSFIQGLVGAAGVVGGGTSSASAASYVGNMMQMKYGRGDELESDEWGVKLMLLAGYNADELLGVMDILEKSSGGGGGPEFMSTHPRPANRKAYIEEILAKIPPEFRKGIGQNPRRNNRTGQQRGLDFDPNPNLDLD; via the coding sequence ATGAGCTATTACCCACAAGATCGCCAACAGCAAAGACGTCAACGCAGAAGAAGTATTTTCTCCGGCATGAAGCTGCGTCTATTGATCGGCGGTGCCATCGTTTTGTTCTCGCTGTTCCGATTTTACAGCAAGGGGCAGCCGAATCCGATCACCGGAAAGACACAGCGCGTCGATATGACGATCGACCAGGAAATCCGGATGGGCTTGCAGAGTGCGCCGTCGATGGGACATCCATCTCGCGATCCTCGAGGCACGTCGCACGTCCGCCAAGTCGGCTTGGAACTGGTGAACAGTTTGGAGCAAGCGTTGTACGCGCGAAACCCTCCGGTCAACAATCCCTACGATTTTGGATTTCACTTGCTGGCTGACAACCGCACCGTGAACGCGTTTGCACTTCCTGGGGGACAGGTCTTTATCACCGAAGCGCTCTACAACAAGCTTGAAAACGAAGACCAGTTGGCTGGTGTTTTGGGACATGAAATCGGTCACGTGATCGAACGCCATGGCTCGGAACGAATGGCGAAAGGCAGCTTTATTCAAGGGCTCGTCGGTGCTGCCGGAGTCGTTGGCGGTGGAACCAGTTCGGCCAGCGCCGCGTCTTACGTTGGCAACATGATGCAGATGAAGTACGGTCGGGGCGACGAACTTGAATCGGATGAATGGGGCGTAAAGTTGATGCTACTCGCCGGTTACAACGCCGACGAACTGCTCGGCGTGATGGACATCCTCGAGAAAAGTTCTGGCGGTGGCGGAGGCCCCGAGTTTATGAGCACGCATCCTCGTCCCGCAAACCGGAAGGCTTACATCGAGGAAATTCTGGCCAAGATCCCGCCAGAATTCCGCAAAGGGATCGGCCAAAATCCACGGCGAAACAATCGTACTGGACAGCAGCGTGGTTTAGACTTTGATCCAAACCCGAATCTCGATCTCGATTGA
- a CDS encoding PDZ domain-containing protein, with the protein MKIRLLVTGFVFVMSLTMALPAAKAQLPRDVQDMFEGMLDDLDDDLRSKFQEAIDNDTPTVEFTPEEFKRFRDDPINPFDGLDRIDAEEGAGNIALKFELPSIRNRMIKPNERQAPDQLNQLDPIVSSVIPSVVAVMSDDRQIALGTVVDQNGYVITKASEVNKRKYLKVVTSDSRDHVAKIVFEDEANDIAVLKVDATLQPISWESAEADLGQFLVLPAPNGKVFSMGSYSVVPRTTQTGKQALLGVNPDNAANGVLVSEIRPNTAAHTAGLVDGDIITKIDGESIRDVGELVNSIRQNSPGDTIRISYLRGGKARKTSAVLDSVDLSGDRAKRYKMMSRLGAIPSKRADNFPSIFQHDAPLFPEQCGGPVVDLDGNVIGINIARNGRAASYAIPLENVQQLFRQFLREAVAVRE; encoded by the coding sequence ATGAAAATCAGACTTCTAGTGACAGGCTTTGTGTTCGTCATGTCGTTGACAATGGCGTTGCCCGCAGCGAAGGCTCAGCTTCCGCGCGACGTGCAGGACATGTTTGAAGGAATGCTGGACGATCTTGACGATGATCTACGATCCAAGTTTCAGGAAGCGATCGACAACGATACGCCAACCGTTGAGTTTACTCCTGAAGAATTCAAACGCTTTCGCGACGATCCAATCAATCCGTTCGACGGGCTGGATCGAATCGATGCCGAAGAAGGCGCAGGAAACATTGCGCTGAAGTTCGAGTTGCCCAGCATTCGCAATCGCATGATCAAGCCAAACGAACGGCAGGCTCCTGATCAGTTGAATCAACTGGACCCGATCGTGTCGAGCGTGATTCCCAGCGTCGTTGCCGTGATGAGCGACGATCGCCAGATCGCGTTGGGAACGGTTGTGGACCAGAACGGCTATGTGATCACAAAGGCTTCGGAAGTTAACAAGCGAAAGTACCTGAAGGTCGTGACCAGCGACTCACGAGACCATGTTGCGAAGATCGTGTTCGAGGACGAAGCGAACGACATTGCGGTCCTGAAAGTTGATGCGACGCTCCAGCCAATCAGCTGGGAGTCGGCGGAAGCTGATCTGGGTCAGTTTCTTGTACTTCCGGCGCCGAATGGAAAAGTGTTCTCGATGGGCAGTTACAGCGTTGTGCCGCGGACGACTCAGACTGGCAAACAGGCACTTTTAGGCGTGAACCCGGACAACGCCGCAAACGGGGTTTTGGTTTCCGAGATCCGACCCAACACAGCGGCTCACACAGCGGGCCTGGTCGACGGGGACATCATCACAAAAATCGATGGCGAATCGATTCGCGACGTTGGCGAGCTGGTGAACTCGATCCGTCAAAATTCGCCTGGTGACACGATTCGAATCAGCTACCTTCGCGGTGGCAAAGCCAGAAAAACATCGGCTGTTTTGGATTCGGTTGATTTGTCTGGCGATCGAGCCAAGCGTTACAAGATGATGAGCCGACTGGGAGCGATTCCCAGCAAGCGGGCTGACAATTTTCCATCCATATTCCAACACGATGCTCCTCTGTTTCCTGAGCAGTGCGGCGGACCGGTGGTCGATTTGGATGGAAACGTGATCGGCATCAACATCGCCAGAAACGGGCGTGCGGCCTCGTATGCGATACCGCTGGAAAATGTCCAGCAGCTGTTTCGGCAGTTTCTCCGTGAAGCGGTTGCGGTTCGCGAATAG
- a CDS encoding S1C family serine protease, which yields MSVLFRRLRQRAGESFGAILLAAACAIAFSLSPTTGLAQQSPASIQQLREIEAKVKQVVAQNMNACVSISDGIGAGSGVVVTEGGLVLTAGHVMVGQGEYQILFPDGRTARAKPLGKNLDIDAGMVQIIDPGPWPVAKIGKSKSLSEGDWVVLLGHSGGFELGRKPPVRTGKVLGFNEYQIETDAVLIGGDSGGPLFNLEGELVGIHSSIGDSIAENRHVMTEIFARDYDRMKRGEQWGRLPSLAGDNDGTKPPRMGIVVDRETGLVKTVRDRSPASDAGIKAGDIAREFDGIRLDSGSHLIRLVKEKITGDVVLMKFERNGRLLDFEVRLR from the coding sequence ATGAGTGTTCTGTTTCGGCGACTCCGGCAACGCGCCGGCGAATCCTTCGGCGCCATTCTTCTGGCGGCCGCATGTGCGATCGCTTTCTCGCTCTCGCCAACGACCGGTTTGGCTCAGCAGTCCCCGGCGTCGATCCAGCAGCTTCGGGAGATCGAAGCAAAGGTAAAACAAGTCGTTGCACAGAACATGAACGCCTGCGTTTCGATCTCTGACGGAATCGGAGCCGGCAGTGGAGTCGTGGTGACCGAAGGCGGCCTGGTTCTGACTGCGGGGCACGTGATGGTGGGGCAGGGCGAGTACCAAATTCTGTTTCCTGACGGACGGACCGCACGCGCGAAACCACTGGGCAAGAACCTGGACATCGATGCCGGCATGGTGCAAATCATTGATCCGGGTCCATGGCCAGTTGCCAAAATTGGAAAATCAAAATCGCTCTCAGAGGGTGATTGGGTTGTGTTGTTGGGGCATTCAGGAGGTTTTGAGCTGGGACGCAAGCCGCCGGTGCGAACGGGCAAAGTGCTCGGGTTCAACGAATATCAAATTGAAACAGACGCTGTACTGATCGGCGGCGATTCGGGCGGACCACTGTTCAATCTGGAAGGCGAGCTGGTTGGAATTCACAGCTCGATTGGCGATTCGATCGCAGAGAACCGCCACGTGATGACCGAGATCTTCGCCAGAGACTACGATCGCATGAAGCGTGGTGAACAGTGGGGACGGCTACCGTCGTTGGCGGGCGACAATGATGGCACCAAGCCTCCCAGGATGGGGATCGTGGTTGATCGCGAAACCGGTCTGGTTAAAACAGTCAGAGACCGTTCGCCGGCATCCGATGCGGGAATCAAAGCCGGAGATATTGCCCGGGAGTTTGATGGAATTCGACTCGATAGCGGCAGTCATCTGATTCGTCTGGTGAAGGAAAAGATCACCGGTGATGTTGTGTTGATGAAGTTCGAGCGAAACGGCCGTTTGCTCGATTTCGAAGTTCGATTGAGGTAG
- a CDS encoding NHL repeat-containing protein: MSRTPRIDTKLNRRKFVAASSSVLITAAASTAFAAPAIRTSKTKATNETVIGEGDYQYKADHDFCQLPSKFKWQTTHNVAVDSNDNLYVIHEGHRHLKDHPSIFVFDAAGKFIRAFGSQFQGGGHGIEVRNEGGEEFLYVAAYQGIKSFAKMTLKGDILWYQRAPMESGVYKDGEALATEAGWDRKSFLPTNFAFLENGGFLLADGYGTYFIHEFDKDGKWVRCFGGPGKEPGQFHLSHGLWVDRRDGKTPSLYVTDRSRNKVQILDMDGKHMETLSGFGKPANFDTQGDLMLVPELLGMVTILDKENNPVAKLGDGRARLDEVEKLREKPDQWTDGQFVHPHDACFGNDGSIFVAEWVKTGRVTKLTKV, encoded by the coding sequence ATGTCCCGGACTCCGCGTATTGATACGAAACTGAATCGACGAAAGTTCGTTGCCGCAAGCTCAAGTGTCCTGATCACGGCCGCGGCCTCGACGGCCTTTGCCGCACCTGCGATTCGTACTTCGAAAACAAAGGCAACCAACGAAACAGTCATCGGCGAAGGTGACTATCAATACAAAGCCGACCATGACTTCTGCCAGTTGCCGAGCAAATTCAAATGGCAAACAACGCACAACGTGGCGGTTGATTCGAACGACAATCTTTACGTGATCCACGAAGGCCACCGTCATCTAAAAGACCATCCTTCCATTTTCGTTTTCGATGCGGCGGGCAAATTCATCCGCGCTTTCGGTTCTCAGTTTCAGGGCGGCGGGCATGGCATCGAAGTTCGCAACGAAGGCGGAGAAGAGTTCCTGTACGTCGCGGCGTATCAGGGCATCAAGTCGTTCGCCAAAATGACATTGAAAGGTGACATCCTCTGGTACCAGCGTGCTCCGATGGAGTCGGGCGTTTATAAAGACGGCGAAGCGTTGGCGACCGAAGCTGGTTGGGATCGCAAAAGTTTCCTGCCAACCAATTTTGCCTTTCTGGAAAACGGCGGGTTTCTGCTGGCCGATGGCTACGGAACTTACTTCATCCATGAGTTCGACAAGGACGGAAAGTGGGTTCGTTGCTTCGGCGGACCGGGCAAGGAACCTGGCCAGTTTCATCTTTCACATGGTTTATGGGTCGATCGGCGGGACGGGAAAACGCCATCGCTCTATGTGACCGATCGCAGCCGAAACAAGGTTCAGATTCTGGACATGGATGGCAAGCACATGGAAACGCTGAGCGGATTCGGCAAGCCCGCGAACTTCGATACGCAGGGCGACTTGATGTTGGTGCCTGAGCTGTTGGGGATGGTCACGATTCTGGACAAGGAAAACAATCCGGTGGCCAAGCTCGGTGACGGTCGGGCTCGACTCGACGAAGTAGAGAAACTTCGGGAGAAACCGGACCAGTGGACTGATGGGCAATTCGTGCATCCGCATGACGCGTGCTTTGGGAACGACGGAAGTATTTTCGTAGCTGAATGGGTCAAAACCGGACGGGTCACGAAGCTCACCAAGGTCTGA
- the accD gene encoding acetyl-CoA carboxylase, carboxyltransferase subunit beta: MSILQPPEPPRKRMIREGTWIQCPGCKEPIPATKVEKQLRVCHLCDHHMYVSARQRIEQVLDSGTFEEWDGELLSADPLEFADKSRTYVERVKAEQKKTGLSDAALTGTGMIRARRVAIGITDSQFIMGSMGSVVGERLTRLAERATEQNLPLIIISGSGGGARMHEGIFSLMQMAKISAALARYDEAGGLFISVLTNPTMGGVAASFASLGDVVIAEPKALIGFAGPRTIKATIRVELPEGFQTSEFLLEHGFIDRIVFRDKLKTEIARTIDYCGK; this comes from the coding sequence ATGTCCATCTTGCAACCGCCAGAGCCACCTCGAAAAAGAATGATCCGGGAAGGAACCTGGATTCAGTGTCCCGGCTGCAAAGAGCCGATTCCTGCTACCAAAGTCGAAAAGCAACTTCGTGTGTGTCACCTTTGTGATCATCACATGTACGTTTCGGCGCGGCAGCGTATCGAGCAAGTGCTCGACAGCGGAACGTTTGAAGAATGGGATGGCGAACTTTTGTCCGCCGATCCGCTGGAATTCGCTGACAAAAGCCGTACCTACGTCGAACGCGTCAAAGCCGAACAAAAGAAAACCGGCCTCTCGGACGCCGCACTTACTGGCACCGGCATGATCCGTGCTCGCCGTGTGGCGATCGGAATCACGGACTCCCAGTTCATCATGGGTTCCATGGGTTCGGTTGTCGGAGAAAGACTGACTCGCCTGGCCGAACGTGCGACTGAGCAAAACCTGCCGCTGATCATCATCAGCGGTTCTGGCGGTGGAGCACGTATGCACGAAGGCATCTTCTCATTGATGCAGATGGCGAAGATCTCTGCCGCGTTGGCTCGCTACGACGAAGCCGGCGGTCTGTTTATCTCCGTGCTGACGAATCCGACGATGGGCGGCGTGGCTGCCAGTTTTGCTTCTTTGGGCGATGTTGTGATCGCGGAACCAAAGGCGTTGATTGGATTTGCGGGACCGCGAACGATCAAAGCTACGATTCGCGTTGAATTGCCTGAGGGTTTTCAGACCAGCGAGTTTTTGCTCGAACATGGCTTCATCGACCGGATTGTCTTTCGGGACAAACTTAAAACCGAAATCGCCCGTACGATCGACTACTGTGGCAAGTAA
- a CDS encoding serine/threonine protein kinase, giving the protein MSLFSKLFKKKNEDEGSQKRDVLLDVATRFQLDRHAFTGTMSKFHVAKEIATGKLFGIKFLDAEKTAYFNARFKGLNKPKEAEIAMQIKHPLIVETYEYGKTTAGVEYILMEYIHGPGLDQAIRAKDPKLLPNRLTLIREMAETIQAVHDQGFIHRDICPRNFICYEPLDHLKMIDFGLTVPDEDPYRMPGNRTGTPQYMAPEIVRRRTTDQRVDIFAFGVTVYRLLTFEHPWGSTDTTGTAALIHDTQEVTPITKHRPHLHPKLAAAIHKCLEVEPNKRMESCKRFLGAIRNVELEEIA; this is encoded by the coding sequence ATGAGCCTGTTCAGCAAACTTTTCAAAAAGAAGAACGAAGACGAAGGCTCGCAAAAGCGCGACGTCCTGCTTGACGTCGCGACACGATTCCAACTTGATCGGCACGCGTTCACCGGGACGATGTCCAAGTTCCACGTTGCGAAAGAAATCGCAACCGGCAAGCTTTTTGGTATCAAGTTTCTCGACGCCGAAAAAACGGCCTACTTCAACGCTCGCTTCAAAGGCCTGAACAAGCCCAAGGAGGCCGAGATCGCGATGCAGATCAAGCATCCGCTAATCGTTGAGACTTACGAATATGGAAAGACCACCGCGGGAGTCGAGTACATCCTGATGGAGTACATCCATGGCCCGGGACTGGACCAGGCGATCCGTGCCAAGGATCCCAAGCTGTTGCCGAATCGATTGACGCTGATTCGTGAAATGGCAGAGACGATTCAGGCCGTTCACGATCAGGGATTTATTCATCGCGATATCTGCCCGCGTAACTTTATTTGTTACGAGCCACTGGATCATCTGAAGATGATTGACTTTGGTTTGACCGTTCCCGACGAAGACCCGTATCGGATGCCAGGCAACCGAACCGGGACGCCGCAGTATATGGCTCCGGAAATTGTACGCCGCCGGACCACGGACCAACGCGTCGATATTTTCGCTTTCGGAGTCACGGTCTATCGTTTGCTGACGTTCGAACATCCCTGGGGTTCGACTGACACGACCGGGACGGCGGCTTTGATTCACGACACGCAGGAAGTGACTCCGATTACCAAGCATCGGCCTCATCTGCATCCAAAGCTCGCGGCAGCGATTCACAAATGCCTTGAGGTCGAACCGAACAAGCGGATGGAAAGCTGTAAGCGATTCCTTGGCGCGATTCGAAACGTGGAACTCGAAGAGATCGCTTAG
- a CDS encoding LURP-one-related/scramblase family protein: MKYPIELHFKLLTFGQRITAIDADGNVLMFIKQKMFKLKEKVEIYNDTKQSSLMFRIEADRMIDWSANYSFTDAEGNDWGAVRRKGMKSLWSAHYDIMQDGQVDMTVKEQSPMKKVFESLLGEIPVIGFAAVILLNPSYIVRRPDGTELLKLTKKPAVFEGKFVLDKLSEMPEDDELRSLMALIMLVLLERGRG; encoded by the coding sequence ATGAAGTACCCAATCGAGCTGCATTTCAAACTATTGACGTTTGGCCAACGCATTACGGCGATCGATGCCGATGGCAACGTTCTGATGTTCATCAAACAAAAGATGTTCAAGCTGAAGGAAAAGGTTGAAATCTATAACGATACGAAGCAATCGAGTTTGATGTTTCGCATCGAAGCTGACCGCATGATCGATTGGTCCGCGAACTATAGCTTTACCGATGCAGAGGGAAATGATTGGGGCGCGGTCCGACGAAAGGGAATGAAGTCGCTTTGGTCGGCACACTACGACATCATGCAAGATGGCCAGGTTGACATGACGGTCAAAGAGCAAAGTCCGATGAAGAAGGTTTTTGAAAGCTTATTGGGCGAAATACCAGTGATTGGTTTCGCCGCCGTGATTTTGCTGAACCCAAGCTACATTGTGCGACGACCAGATGGCACAGAGCTACTGAAGCTGACGAAAAAGCCCGCGGTCTTTGAAGGCAAATTCGTTTTGGACAAACTGAGCGAAATGCCTGAGGATGATGAACTACGGTCGCTGATGGCGTTGATCATGCTTGTCTTGCTGGAACGAGGACGTGGTTAG